The Cupriavidus necator DNA window CCAGGAAGCGCAGCGCGTTGGCACAGCGCGCTGCGGAATCGATGCGTTCTGGTGCGTTCATTCAGGAGATCCTCGCGAGTCGGCGTTTCACGGTCGAGTCCTTACTGCGCGGCGCGCTTGCGGCGCTCCATCATGCGCAGCACGAAGGGCGTGAAGATCAGCTGCATGGCCAGCTCCATCTTGCCGCCGGGCACCACGATGGTGTTGGCGCGCGACATGAAGGAGTCGTGGATCATGCTCAGCAGGTACTGGAAGTCGATCCCCTTCGGGTTGGCAAAGCGGATCACCACCATGCTTTCATCGGGCGCGGGGATTTCGCGCGAGATAAAGGGGTTGGACGTATCCACGCACGGCACGCGCTGGAAGTTCACATGCGTGCGCGAGAACTGCGGACAGATGTAATTCACGTAGTCCGGCATGCGGCGCAGGATGGTGTCGGTCACGGCCTCGGTCGAATAGCCGCGCTGCTTCTTGTCGCGCCAGAGCTTCTGGATCCATTCCAGGTTGATGACAGGGACCACGCCGATCAGCAGGTTGGGATACTGGGCGACATTGACCGAATCGGTGACCACGCCGCCGTGCAGGCCCTCGTAGAACAGCAGATCGGTATCGGCCGGCAGCGGCTCCCACTGCGTGAAGGTGCCGGGTTCCTGCCCGAACGGCGCGGCTTCCTCCGGGCTATGCAGGTAGTGCCGGTGCATGCCCGTGCCGGTTTCGGCATAGGAGCGGAACAGGTTCTCCAGCTCGCCGAACAGGTTGTTCTCCTCGCCGAAGTGGCTGAAGTTCATATTGCCGGTGCGCTCGGCCTCGGCCATCTTGACCTTCATCTCGGCGCGGTCATAGCGGTGGAAGCTGTCGCCTTCGATCACCACTGACTTCACGCCCTCGCGGCGGAAGATGTTCTCGAAGGTACGGGTCACCGACGTGGTACCGGCGCCCGAGGAGCCGGTGATGGCGATAATGGGATAACGTTCTGACATGGCCAGGCACCTCAGGCAGACGCGCGGAACAGGCTGCGCTCGTTGAACAGGGGACTCGGAAGGTCGGGATCGGTCTGGTCGGTGTGGTAGCCCTCGATCCGTTCCACTTCATTGCGCGAGCCGAAGATCACGCCAATGCGCTGGTGCAGCGCACCCGGCGCCACCGACATCAGCGTCTGCCGGCCCGTGCTGGCGCGCCCGCCAGCCTGCTCCATCAGGAAGGCGATCGGATTGGCCTCGTACAGCAGGCGCAGGCGGCCCGGCTTGGCGGGATCCTTGGAGTCGCGCGGGTACATGAAGACGCCGCCACGCATCAGGATGCGGTGCGCCTCGGCCACCATCGACGCGATCCAGCGCATATTGAAATCCTTGCCGCGCGGCCCGCTCTTGCCGGCCATGCACTCGGCGATGTAGCGCTGCACCGGCGCTTCCCAGAAGCGGCTGTTCGACGCATTGATGGCAAATTCCTGGGTATCGGCCGGCACCTGCAGGTTGGGGTGCGTGAGGAAGAACTCGCCCAGGTTGGGATCGAGCGTGAAGCCGTTGACGCCATTGCCCACGGTCAGCACCAGCATGGTGGTGGGACCGTAGAGCGCGTAGCCGGCCGCCACCTGGGCGCTGCCGGGCTGCAGGAAATCCTGCTCGGTGACGGCGCTTGCGCCCTCAGGCGCGCGCAGCACCGAGAAGATGCTGCCCACCGAGACATTGACGTCGATGTTGGATGAGCCGTCGAGCGGATCGAACACCAGCAGGTACTTGCCGCGCGGGTAGTGATCCGGGATCTGGTAAGGCGCCTCCATCTCCTCCGACGCCATGCCGGCCAGGTACCCGCCCCACTCGTTGACGCGCAGGAAGGTGGTATTGCTCAGCACGTCCAGCTTCTGCTGGATTTCGCCCTGCACGTTGACGGCCCCTGCTTCTCCGGCTTGATTGCTGGCCTTGCCGTGCAAGCCCCCCAGCGCGCCGAAGGCAACCGCGCGCGCGATTTCCTTGCAGGCCATGGCGACGTTGAGAATCAGGCCGTTGAAGCCGCCGCTGGCATCCGGATAGCGGCGGCGTTCCTCGATCAGGAACTGCGTCAGGGTCATCCTTTGGACTTCAGGCATGACAGGTCTCCTATAGATTGGCTATGCATTCTTGTGTGGTGCCGGTGCGGGGCGGGCTACGTGACCGTGGCGGCCTCGCGCAAGCGGTAAAGGATGCTCGAGTAGCCGCCGTCGGCATCGGGCGCGCCGAACACGGCGCTGCCGGCAACGAAGGTGTCGGCGCCCGCTCGCGCGATCGCGGCAATGTTGTCGGCCTTGACGCCGCCGTCGATCTCCAGCCAGACCGGCCGCCCGCCGGCGTCCACCTGCCGGTCGATGCGCGCGCGTGCCTGGCGCACCTTGTCCAGCACGCCCGGAATGAAGGCCTGGCCGCCAAAGCCCGGGTTCACGCTCATCAGCAGCACCAGGTCGAGCTGGTCCAGCGTATGGTCCAGCCAGCCCAGCGGCGTGGCCGGGTTGAGCACCAGGCCTGCCTTGCAGCCGTGGTCGCGGATCAGGCCGATGGTGCGGTCGACATGGCGGCTCGCCTCCGGATGGAAGCTGATGATGTTGGCGCCGGCCTTGGCGAACAGCGGGATCAGCGCATCGACCGGTT harbors:
- a CDS encoding class 1 fructose-bisphosphatase, with translation MPEVQRMTLTQFLIEERRRYPDASGGFNGLILNVAMACKEIARAVAFGALGGLHGKASNQAGEAGAVNVQGEIQQKLDVLSNTTFLRVNEWGGYLAGMASEEMEAPYQIPDHYPRGKYLLVFDPLDGSSNIDVNVSVGSIFSVLRAPEGASAVTEQDFLQPGSAQVAAGYALYGPTTMLVLTVGNGVNGFTLDPNLGEFFLTHPNLQVPADTQEFAINASNSRFWEAPVQRYIAECMAGKSGPRGKDFNMRWIASMVAEAHRILMRGGVFMYPRDSKDPAKPGRLRLLYEANPIAFLMEQAGGRASTGRQTLMSVAPGALHQRIGVIFGSRNEVERIEGYHTDQTDPDLPSPLFNERSLFRASA
- the rpe gene encoding ribulose-phosphate 3-epimerase; the encoded protein is MHATELNTGHGSQRAIRLAPSILSADFARLGEEVCAIEAGGADLVHFDVMDNHYVPNLTIGPLVCEAIRPLVSIPIDVHLMVEPVDALIPLFAKAGANIISFHPEASRHVDRTIGLIRDHGCKAGLVLNPATPLGWLDHTLDQLDLVLLMSVNPGFGGQAFIPGVLDKVRQARARIDRQVDAGGRPVWLEIDGGVKADNIAAIARAGADTFVAGSAVFGAPDADGGYSSILYRLREAATVT
- a CDS encoding phosphoribulokinase, which encodes MSERYPIIAITGSSGAGTTSVTRTFENIFRREGVKSVVIEGDSFHRYDRAEMKVKMAEAERTGNMNFSHFGEENNLFGELENLFRSYAETGTGMHRHYLHSPEEAAPFGQEPGTFTQWEPLPADTDLLFYEGLHGGVVTDSVNVAQYPNLLIGVVPVINLEWIQKLWRDKKQRGYSTEAVTDTILRRMPDYVNYICPQFSRTHVNFQRVPCVDTSNPFISREIPAPDESMVVIRFANPKGIDFQYLLSMIHDSFMSRANTIVVPGGKMELAMQLIFTPFVLRMMERRKRAAQ